A stretch of the Paenibacillus dendritiformis genome encodes the following:
- a CDS encoding multidrug effflux MFS transporter, which produces MNPGTNLNASVAAVPRKRRLAIALVLGSMTAIGPLSIDMYLPSLPMLAADLQASTSLTQLSLTACLLGLALGQLVMGPLSDARGRRGPLLASLTVYAVVSFLCAVVPSMWGLIALRFLQGMAGAGGIVIARAMVRDLYSGSELTKFFSLLMLINGLAPIAAPIIGSQLLKFTSWHGVFTVLGALGLLMIAAAYFGLAETHPPERRSSGGVRTTLSTFGGLVKDKEFMGYACTQGLVSAAMFSYISGSPFVLQNIYGASPQAFSLFFALNGFGLILATQITGRLAARHGEMRLFIAGLILSCGGSLALLASILLNGPLWSVLLPLFVSVSSTGVVNTAGFSLAMQNQGKTAGSASAMLGLLPFIAGSAAAPLVGIAGSDTAVPMGVVIACCGLGAAGCYRLLIRR; this is translated from the coding sequence ATGAATCCTGGAACAAATCTGAATGCTTCCGTGGCGGCCGTCCCGCGCAAGCGGAGACTCGCGATCGCGCTCGTGCTCGGCTCGATGACGGCGATCGGGCCGTTGTCGATTGATATGTATTTGCCGTCGCTGCCGATGCTCGCCGCCGATCTGCAGGCAAGCACCTCCTTGACTCAGCTCAGCCTGACGGCGTGCCTGCTTGGTCTGGCGCTCGGGCAGCTGGTCATGGGGCCGCTCAGTGACGCGCGGGGCCGCCGCGGCCCTCTGTTGGCGTCCCTGACGGTGTACGCCGTCGTCTCTTTCTTGTGCGCCGTTGTTCCGTCCATGTGGGGCTTGATCGCCCTGCGCTTTCTGCAGGGAATGGCCGGCGCCGGCGGGATCGTTATCGCGCGGGCGATGGTGCGCGATCTGTACTCTGGCTCGGAGCTGACGAAGTTTTTCTCGCTGCTTATGCTTATTAACGGGCTGGCGCCGATCGCCGCTCCGATCATTGGCAGCCAGCTGCTCAAATTTACGTCATGGCACGGCGTATTTACCGTGCTGGGCGCATTGGGGCTGCTGATGATCGCTGCGGCTTACTTCGGGCTGGCGGAGACGCACCCGCCGGAGCGGCGCTCGTCCGGCGGCGTCCGGACGACCTTGTCCACTTTCGGGGGACTGGTGAAGGATAAGGAATTTATGGGCTATGCCTGCACGCAAGGGCTGGTCTCTGCCGCCATGTTCAGCTATATCTCCGGCTCTCCTTTCGTCCTGCAAAATATTTATGGCGCATCGCCCCAGGCGTTCAGCCTGTTCTTCGCGCTCAACGGGTTCGGTCTTATTTTGGCGACCCAGATTACGGGACGGCTGGCTGCGCGCCATGGCGAAATGCGGCTGTTCATCGCAGGGCTGATCCTGTCCTGCGGCGGGAGCCTCGCGCTCCTGGCCTCGATTCTGCTGAACGGGCCGCTCTGGTCGGTTCTGCTTCCGCTCTTCGTGTCGGTATCCAGCACGGGGGTCGTCAATACCGCCGGCTTCTCCCTTGCGATGCAGAACCAGGGCAAGACGGCCGGGAGCGCCTCGGCCATGCTCGGCTTGCTGCCCTTCATCGCGGGCTCGGCGGCGGCGCCGCTCGTCGGGATTGCCGGCAGCGATACGGCCGTGCCGATGGGCGTCGTCATCGCCTGCTGCGGGCTTGGGGCAGCCGGCTGCTATCGGCTGCTGATCCGCCGCTAA
- the cydC gene encoding thiol reductant ABC exporter subunit CydC → MNREGWIMPYMRRYAGRFAVIIALGVLTVLCASSLTFTSGYLISKSALRPENILLVYVPIVLVRTFGIGRAVVHYVERLVGHDAVLRISSQMRERMYRILEPQALFLRSRFRTGDLLSTLADDIEQLQNVYLRTVFPGAVALVAYAACIAALGWFDLPFALFIGLLLLLLIAVLPWVSLLITRTWQTRIKQERNVLYQRLTDAVMGMSDWVISGRASRFTAEYEEGEQSVARMERRLNGWARLRMLLGQCVVAAVLVLMLCWSGGQYADGRIAATLIAAFTLVVFPLMDGFLPVSEAVEKLPQYQDSLDRLAKLDGPAAEQPVRPAPEAELQTALASGEAHIRLEQVRYRYDKTAAWTLDGLSLDIPQGRRIAVIGRSGAGKSTLLKLVQGALAPDEGQVLLNGIPAASYGEHIPEMIAVLNQSPHLFDTTVANNIRLGRPDASDEDIRRVVRQVGLETLVDSLPDGYDTRMLETGGRFSGGERQRIALARILLQDTPVVILDEPTVGLDPQTERALLATMFGALQGKSLLWITHHLVGVEQMDEVIFIENGRIEMRGPHAELLERYPRYRNLYHLDRPALLSRL, encoded by the coding sequence ATGAACCGCGAAGGCTGGATTATGCCGTATATGCGGCGCTATGCCGGACGCTTCGCCGTCATTATCGCCCTGGGCGTGCTGACGGTGCTGTGCGCCTCCTCCTTGACCTTCACGTCAGGCTATCTGATTTCGAAGTCGGCTCTGCGCCCGGAAAATATTTTGCTCGTCTACGTGCCTATCGTGCTTGTCCGGACGTTCGGGATCGGGCGGGCTGTGGTCCATTATGTCGAACGTCTGGTCGGCCATGATGCGGTGCTGCGCATTTCGTCCCAGATGCGCGAGCGGATGTACCGCATCCTGGAGCCGCAGGCGCTGTTCCTCCGCTCCCGCTTCCGGACGGGGGATCTGCTCAGCACGCTGGCGGATGATATCGAGCAGCTGCAAAATGTCTACCTGCGCACGGTATTCCCGGGCGCGGTGGCGCTCGTCGCCTATGCCGCCTGCATCGCGGCGCTCGGCTGGTTCGATCTGCCGTTCGCGCTCTTCATCGGCTTGCTGCTGCTCTTGCTGATCGCGGTGCTGCCCTGGGTGTCTCTGCTGATTACCCGCACCTGGCAGACCCGCATCAAGCAGGAGCGGAACGTGCTGTACCAGCGGCTGACCGATGCGGTGATGGGGATGAGCGACTGGGTCATTAGCGGCCGCGCTTCCCGGTTCACGGCCGAATATGAAGAGGGCGAGCAATCCGTCGCCCGCATGGAGCGCCGCCTGAACGGCTGGGCCCGGCTTCGCATGCTGCTGGGACAGTGCGTCGTCGCGGCCGTGCTGGTGCTCATGCTCTGCTGGTCAGGAGGCCAATATGCGGACGGGCGCATCGCTGCCACCTTAATCGCGGCGTTCACCCTGGTCGTATTCCCGCTAATGGACGGCTTCCTCCCCGTATCGGAGGCGGTGGAGAAGCTGCCGCAGTACCAGGATTCACTGGATCGGCTCGCGAAGCTGGACGGGCCGGCCGCCGAGCAGCCCGTTCGTCCGGCGCCGGAAGCGGAGCTGCAGACGGCCCTGGCGTCCGGTGAGGCGCATATCCGGCTGGAGCAGGTCCGCTACCGCTATGACAAGACGGCCGCCTGGACGCTGGACGGCTTGTCGCTCGATATCCCGCAAGGACGGCGGATCGCGGTCATCGGCCGCAGCGGAGCGGGGAAATCGACGCTGTTGAAGCTGGTGCAGGGGGCCTTGGCGCCGGATGAAGGCCAAGTCTTGCTGAACGGCATCCCGGCAGCTTCATATGGGGAACATATCCCTGAGATGATTGCGGTCTTGAACCAAAGCCCGCATCTGTTCGACACGACGGTGGCGAACAATATCCGGCTGGGCCGCCCGGATGCCTCGGACGAGGACATCCGCCGGGTCGTCCGCCAGGTCGGCCTGGAGACGCTTGTCGACTCGCTGCCGGACGGCTATGACACCCGGATGCTGGAGACGGGCGGACGCTTCTCGGGCGGAGAACGGCAGCGGATCGCCTTAGCCCGCATCCTGCTGCAGGATACGCCGGTCGTCATTCTCGACGAGCCGACCGTCGGGCTCGATCCGCAGACCGAGCGCGCCCTGCTGGCCACGATGTTCGGCGCGCTGCAGGGCAAGTCGCTGCTCTGGATTACGCATCATCTCGTCGGCGTGGAGCAGATGGACGAAGTCATCTTCATCGAGAACGGCCGCATCGAGATGAGAGGGCCGCATGCGGAGCTGCTGGAGCGGTACCCGCGCTACCGCAACCTGTATCATCTGGATCGGCCCGCGCTTTTGTCGCGGTTATAG
- a CDS encoding GNAT family N-acetyltransferase, with product MKTFRIIEERVQDDIYASQAETADTEAIMSLLYRTAAWLNSKGSTQWNELLQGVDVHGMADSIAKGDVFVFKRGSVPAAVVMLLQQPSAWDRELWSSLGDKGEAGHDESIYLHRLAIDRALAGSRLGHAVLRWVETGIRFPGKRRLRLDCKAGVPALNAFYRAEGYTFQGEIPRGYLLFEKELPLQ from the coding sequence ATGAAAACATTCCGGATTATCGAGGAACGGGTTCAGGACGATATCTACGCATCGCAAGCCGAGACCGCCGATACCGAGGCGATTATGTCCTTGCTGTACCGCACAGCCGCCTGGCTGAACAGCAAAGGCTCGACGCAATGGAATGAGCTGCTGCAGGGCGTCGATGTTCACGGGATGGCGGATTCCATCGCCAAGGGAGACGTCTTCGTCTTCAAGCGCGGCAGTGTTCCGGCGGCCGTCGTCATGCTGCTTCAGCAGCCGAGCGCCTGGGACCGGGAGCTATGGAGCAGCTTGGGCGACAAGGGCGAAGCGGGCCATGACGAGTCCATTTATTTGCACCGTCTGGCCATCGACCGCGCCCTCGCCGGCAGCCGGCTGGGACATGCGGTGCTCCGCTGGGTCGAGACCGGTATCCGCTTCCCGGGCAAGCGGCGGCTCCGCCTGGACTGCAAGGCGGGCGTTCCGGCCTTGAACGCCTTCTACCGGGCGGAGGGCTACACTTTTCAAGGCGAGATCCCGAGGGGCTACCTGCTGTTCGAGAAGGAGCTCCCTCTGCAATAA
- the cydB gene encoding cytochrome d ubiquinol oxidase subunit II: MLSLNELWFVLVAVLFVGFFFLEGFDFGVGMSTQFLARTDGERRVLINSIGPFWDANEVWLLTAGGAMFAAFPNWYATLFSGYYVPLVAVLLALIVRGVAFEFRGKVDSERWKKTWDLAIFVGSLLPPFLFGVVFAGLIKGLPIDQQMEMKAGLFDMVNLYTLVGGITVTVLCLVHGLMFTTLRTEGDLQARARRLGRKLMIPLAALLVLFAVMTYFMTDVFQVRGAILAVIAVLGLIVFLLAGYFMKQKKDGWAFGMTGGIILLSIASVFIGLFPRVMISSINSAFDLTIHNAASGAYSLKVMTIVAVTLLPFVLGYQIWSYFVFHKRVNEKQHLEY, translated from the coding sequence ATGCTCTCACTCAATGAATTATGGTTCGTTCTTGTCGCTGTGTTGTTCGTCGGCTTCTTTTTCCTCGAGGGCTTCGACTTCGGGGTTGGCATGTCGACTCAATTCCTGGCTCGCACTGATGGAGAGCGCCGGGTGCTAATCAACTCCATTGGCCCGTTCTGGGATGCCAATGAAGTCTGGCTTCTGACCGCCGGCGGGGCGATGTTCGCCGCCTTCCCGAACTGGTACGCGACTTTGTTCAGCGGCTATTATGTGCCGCTCGTCGCGGTGCTGCTTGCGCTTATCGTGCGCGGCGTCGCTTTCGAATTCCGGGGCAAGGTGGACAGCGAGCGTTGGAAGAAAACATGGGATCTGGCTATTTTCGTCGGCAGCCTGCTGCCTCCGTTCCTGTTCGGCGTCGTCTTCGCCGGGCTGATTAAAGGCCTTCCAATCGATCAGCAGATGGAGATGAAAGCCGGCCTGTTCGACATGGTGAATCTCTATACCTTAGTAGGCGGCATTACCGTTACGGTGCTCTGTCTCGTGCATGGCCTTATGTTCACGACGCTGCGGACGGAGGGGGATCTGCAGGCGCGCGCACGCCGTCTCGGCCGGAAGCTGATGATTCCGCTCGCCGCGCTGCTCGTCTTGTTCGCTGTCATGACCTACTTCATGACCGACGTGTTCCAGGTTCGCGGAGCCATCCTGGCTGTCATCGCCGTCCTTGGTCTAATCGTCTTCCTGCTCGCCGGATACTTCATGAAGCAGAAGAAGGACGGCTGGGCATTCGGCATGACCGGAGGCATTATTTTGCTCTCGATCGCATCCGTCTTTATCGGCTTGTTCCCGCGGGTGATGATCAGCTCCATCAACAGTGCATTCGACCTGACGATTCATAATGCGGCTTCGGGCGCTTATTCGCTCAAAGTGATGACGATCGTAGCGGTGACCTTGCTGCCATTCGTGCTCGGTTACCAGATTTGGAGCTACTTCGTCTTCCATAAGCGCGTGAACGAGAAGCAGCATCTCGAATACTAA
- a CDS encoding N-acyl-D-glucosamine 2-epimerase — MFMFRRRRSSRQAGIRLLALSVLFWLLPAGSGQAAGQGEQGSGAALGLGKASALAGPTIQVDPGFRYYQERSAASIADEIVQNGYKSVRYFVVNENHVNRELVEAFQERGLFVWALVLGNGSYSVEGFPGDWPSWQMELLTPANDGYYRFSPHSEAYVQWKKEKLASLVRDIPFDGIEVAEPYFPEWDGIDRGVYGDVGPLAQAAFREQYGYDRIPNFTDPDDPDFYLTNVELYEDWIEFRVEAVNRFLDELMNGKGGVRDARKDILVATWSLAIDAGPDSVEALREMQGLDAAEMIAAVRPDLHILQTHWPDWIKPQDALPPQYIRSYQSFVDQIRSVHPTIPLGVQADIGSSLAMVKDRAWYDSFGREAAQMGFRTWTAYEYHLGKYMYEEAPVPVTVARPRHDKAVISFQKRIDESSAKLPGSLHIITEEGETPVSPEHVTVDGNRLIIEWDRLPKKEFRLRIQHATDTPSYWLYNKDQRANAIKADTIVTVGKKNH, encoded by the coding sequence ATGTTCATGTTCCGCCGGCGCCGCTCGTCCCGCCAAGCGGGAATCCGCCTGCTGGCACTATCCGTCCTCTTCTGGCTGCTGCCTGCCGGAAGCGGGCAAGCCGCCGGGCAAGGTGAACAGGGTTCAGGAGCGGCCCTTGGGTTAGGCAAGGCTTCGGCCTTGGCGGGGCCGACCATTCAGGTGGATCCGGGGTTCCGTTATTATCAAGAGCGCTCTGCGGCGAGCATCGCCGACGAGATTGTGCAGAACGGGTACAAGTCCGTCCGGTATTTCGTCGTGAATGAGAATCATGTTAACCGCGAGCTTGTCGAGGCTTTTCAGGAGAGAGGGCTGTTCGTCTGGGCGCTGGTCCTCGGCAACGGATCTTACTCGGTCGAAGGCTTCCCGGGCGATTGGCCGAGCTGGCAGATGGAGCTGTTGACCCCGGCCAATGACGGGTACTACCGCTTCTCCCCGCACAGCGAAGCTTATGTGCAGTGGAAGAAGGAAAAGCTGGCGAGCCTGGTCCGGGATATCCCGTTCGACGGCATTGAAGTCGCGGAGCCATACTTCCCGGAGTGGGACGGCATCGATCGCGGCGTATACGGCGATGTCGGCCCGCTGGCCCAAGCGGCCTTCCGCGAACAGTACGGATATGACCGCATTCCGAATTTCACCGATCCGGATGATCCCGACTTCTATCTGACGAATGTCGAGCTGTATGAGGATTGGATCGAGTTCCGGGTCGAGGCCGTCAACCGCTTTCTCGATGAACTGATGAACGGAAAAGGCGGGGTCCGGGACGCAAGAAAGGATATTCTCGTCGCGACTTGGTCGCTCGCGATCGACGCGGGCCCGGATTCGGTGGAGGCGCTGCGCGAGATGCAGGGCCTCGATGCCGCAGAGATGATAGCGGCGGTCCGGCCGGATCTGCATATCCTGCAGACGCACTGGCCCGACTGGATTAAGCCCCAGGACGCGCTTCCGCCGCAGTATATCCGCAGCTATCAGAGCTTCGTCGATCAGATTCGCTCCGTTCATCCGACGATTCCGCTTGGCGTCCAGGCCGACATCGGGTCGTCGCTGGCCATGGTGAAGGACCGCGCTTGGTACGACTCGTTCGGCCGCGAGGCGGCGCAGATGGGGTTCCGTACTTGGACGGCCTATGAATATCATCTCGGCAAATATATGTACGAGGAAGCGCCCGTTCCGGTCACCGTGGCCCGCCCGCGGCATGACAAGGCAGTCATCTCGTTCCAGAAGCGAATCGACGAGTCCTCCGCCAAGCTTCCCGGCAGCCTCCATATCATAACCGAAGAGGGGGAGACGCCCGTCTCTCCGGAGCATGTCACCGTCGACGGCAATAGGCTCATTATCGAATGGGATCGGCTGCCGAAGAAGGAATTCCGCCTGCGGATTCAACACGCGACGGACACGCCCTCCTACTGGCTGTACAACAAGGATCAGCGGGCGAATGCAATTAAGGCGGATACCATTGTGACGGTAGGGAAGAAGAATCATTAA
- a CDS encoding cytochrome ubiquinol oxidase subunit I encodes MDTLILSRIQFASTTIFHFFFVPVSIGLALLIAIMETMYVAKGNEEYKKMAKFWGKLFLINFAVGVVTGIIQEFQFGMNWSNYSRFVGDVFGAPLAIEALLAFFMESTFIGLWIFGWERLSKKVHLLCIWLVAIGTTMSAFWILAANSFMQRPVGFAINNGRAEMNDFFALITNGQLLVEFPHTVLGAFATGAFLITGVSAYKMLRRQDFEFFKKSFKLGIVVALISSFLVAIFGHQQAQYLVHTQPMKMAAAESLWERSEDPAPWTVIASIDPDKQENKMEVKIPYLLSFLSYSKFSGDVKGMKELQAEYEQTYGPGDYIPPVRTTFWSFRIMVAAGSLMIVLGLYGVYLMARKKLDRKNTWFMRFMLYAISLPFIANTAGWIMTEIGRQPWTVFGLMTTEDSISPSVSGGSVLFSLIAFSAIYTVLAIVMVYLFVRVIKKGPNEDVTVRVSHDPFDKEERHALTQ; translated from the coding sequence ATGGATACGCTAATCTTATCACGCATCCAGTTTGCGTCGACGACGATTTTTCACTTCTTCTTCGTCCCGGTATCCATCGGGCTGGCGCTGCTGATTGCCATTATGGAGACAATGTACGTCGCCAAGGGCAATGAAGAGTATAAGAAAATGGCCAAGTTCTGGGGTAAATTGTTCCTTATCAACTTCGCCGTCGGCGTCGTGACCGGTATCATTCAGGAATTCCAGTTCGGCATGAACTGGTCCAACTACTCCCGCTTCGTCGGAGACGTGTTTGGCGCCCCGCTTGCCATCGAGGCGCTGCTTGCCTTTTTCATGGAGTCTACGTTCATCGGGCTCTGGATCTTCGGTTGGGAGCGGCTGAGCAAGAAGGTGCATTTGCTGTGCATCTGGCTTGTGGCAATCGGAACGACGATGTCCGCTTTCTGGATTCTCGCGGCCAACTCGTTCATGCAGCGTCCGGTCGGCTTCGCTATCAACAATGGCCGGGCCGAGATGAATGATTTCTTCGCGCTGATTACGAACGGCCAGTTGCTGGTGGAATTCCCGCATACGGTGCTGGGCGCATTTGCGACAGGCGCCTTCCTCATTACGGGTGTCAGTGCGTATAAGATGCTGCGTCGCCAAGACTTTGAGTTTTTCAAAAAATCCTTCAAGCTGGGTATCGTGGTCGCCTTGATCTCGTCGTTCCTGGTCGCGATCTTCGGCCACCAGCAAGCGCAGTACTTGGTGCATACACAGCCGATGAAGATGGCTGCGGCCGAGAGCCTGTGGGAACGCAGTGAGGACCCGGCGCCATGGACGGTTATCGCGTCGATTGATCCGGACAAGCAAGAGAACAAGATGGAAGTGAAGATTCCATACTTGCTTAGCTTCCTGTCCTACAGCAAATTCTCCGGAGACGTCAAGGGGATGAAGGAGCTGCAGGCAGAATACGAACAAACATACGGACCTGGCGATTATATTCCGCCGGTGCGCACGACCTTCTGGAGCTTCCGCATCATGGTCGCTGCCGGCTCGCTGATGATTGTGCTTGGCTTGTACGGTGTCTACTTGATGGCGCGCAAGAAGCTGGATCGGAAGAACACATGGTTCATGCGCTTCATGCTGTATGCCATCTCGCTGCCGTTCATTGCCAATACGGCGGGCTGGATTATGACCGAGATCGGGCGCCAGCCGTGGACTGTATTCGGGCTGATGACGACGGAAGACAGTATCTCGCCTAGCGTATCGGGAGGCTCGGTGCTGTTCTCCCTGATTGCCTTCTCTGCCATTTACACGGTGTTAGCTATCGTGATGGTCTACCTGTTCGTACGCGTAATCAAAAAAGGACCGAACGAGGATGTTACTGTCCGCGTGTCTCACGATCCATTCGATAAGGAGGAACGTCATGCTCTCACTCAATGA
- the cydD gene encoding thiol reductant ABC exporter subunit CydD encodes MGKNLFGYQGIKPVLASLTAIALVHTLSIIMLAIWLAEAISALFAGAAWQEQAGKIGLFLLAFIVRQLTALLQQKVAYRFAEKTGASLRSQLLEALFRLGPRHTRTEGTGTTVTLVLEGVGKFRKYMELFLPRMIGTAVTPVLILAYIATQDIVAALILAVTMPILIAFLILVGLAARKQTEKQWASYRQLSNHFVDSLRGLETLKFLGRSRSHGDTVSKVSDRYRSATMRTLRVAFLSSFSLDFFTMLSVASVAVSLGLRLVDGDMMLVTALTILILAPEYFLPVRMVGADYHATLDGKEAGEAMQAIIRAGAQSEPAPASQALPAWTQDSVLQMTGIGMRHEEQGPSSLQGIHLEIQGFRKVGIIGASGAGKSTLIDIIGGFLHPTAGTIRVDGQERASLTGEDWRKQTTYIPQHPYIFSSSLADNVRFYAPDATDDKVARAMAAAGLSRLAEQLPNGLDERIGNGGRSLSGGQEQRVALARAFLSSRPVMLLDEPTAHLDIETEYELKSTMLDLFRDRLVFLATHRLHWMPDMDWIIVLQDGKVAETGTHEQLLAKRGAYYDMICMEGEETL; translated from the coding sequence ATGGGCAAGAATCTGTTCGGCTACCAAGGGATCAAGCCGGTTCTTGCCAGTCTGACCGCCATTGCCCTGGTGCACACCCTATCTATTATTATGCTGGCCATCTGGCTGGCAGAAGCAATTTCCGCCCTGTTCGCCGGGGCGGCATGGCAGGAACAAGCCGGCAAGATCGGGCTGTTCCTGCTTGCTTTTATCGTGCGCCAGTTGACGGCACTGCTGCAGCAGAAGGTGGCTTACCGATTCGCCGAGAAGACCGGCGCCAGCCTGCGGAGCCAGCTGCTGGAGGCGCTGTTCCGCCTCGGGCCGCGGCATACCCGGACAGAGGGTACGGGCACGACGGTAACGCTTGTGCTCGAAGGGGTCGGGAAATTCCGCAAATATATGGAGCTGTTCCTGCCCCGCATGATCGGAACCGCAGTGACGCCCGTGCTTATCCTCGCGTACATTGCGACCCAGGATATCGTCGCCGCCCTGATCTTGGCAGTGACGATGCCGATTCTTATCGCTTTCCTTATTCTTGTCGGGCTGGCCGCGCGCAAGCAGACCGAGAAGCAGTGGGCGTCGTACCGGCAGCTGTCGAACCATTTCGTGGATTCGCTCCGCGGCCTGGAGACGCTCAAGTTCCTCGGACGCAGCCGCTCGCACGGAGATACGGTCTCGAAGGTGAGCGACCGATACCGCTCGGCCACGATGCGGACCCTCCGCGTCGCCTTCTTGTCCTCCTTCTCCCTGGACTTCTTCACGATGCTGTCCGTCGCATCCGTGGCGGTCAGCCTTGGGCTGCGTCTCGTGGACGGGGACATGATGCTCGTTACCGCGCTGACGATCCTTATCTTGGCGCCGGAATATTTCCTTCCCGTCCGCATGGTCGGGGCCGATTACCACGCGACGCTGGACGGGAAGGAAGCAGGCGAGGCGATGCAGGCCATTATCCGCGCGGGAGCGCAGTCCGAGCCGGCGCCTGCCTCGCAGGCATTGCCGGCCTGGACGCAGGATAGCGTGCTGCAAATGACCGGCATCGGGATGCGGCATGAGGAGCAGGGCCCATCCTCGCTTCAGGGGATTCATCTGGAGATTCAAGGCTTCCGCAAGGTTGGCATCATCGGCGCGAGCGGGGCCGGCAAGTCGACGCTGATCGATATTATCGGCGGCTTCCTGCATCCGACAGCGGGAACGATCCGGGTGGACGGACAGGAACGGGCATCGCTGACCGGAGAGGACTGGCGGAAGCAGACGACGTACATTCCTCAGCATCCTTACATTTTCAGCTCCTCGCTGGCGGATAACGTCCGCTTCTATGCTCCGGACGCGACCGATGACAAGGTCGCGCGGGCGATGGCCGCCGCGGGGCTGAGCCGGTTGGCGGAACAGCTTCCGAACGGTCTGGACGAGCGCATCGGCAATGGAGGCCGTTCGCTCAGCGGCGGGCAGGAGCAGCGGGTTGCGCTGGCGCGGGCATTTCTGAGCAGCCGGCCGGTTATGCTGCTTGATGAGCCGACGGCGCATCTGGATATCGAGACCGAGTATGAACTGAAGTCGACGATGCTGGATCTGTTCCGGGATCGGCTCGTCTTCCTGGCCACGCACCGCCTGCACTGGATGCCGGATATGGATTGGATTATTGTCCTGCAGGACGGCAAGGTGGCGGAGACGGGGACCCATGAGCAGCTGCTGGCCAAGCGGGGGGCCTACTACGACATGATTTGCATGGAAGGGGAGGAGACGCTATGA